From the genome of Zonotrichia leucophrys gambelii isolate GWCS_2022_RI chromosome 24, RI_Zleu_2.0, whole genome shotgun sequence, one region includes:
- the LOC135457407 gene encoding 5-hydroxytryptamine receptor 3A-like isoform X1: MVPAALGALLALLPLTLQSPGARPGAGTPEPPEPALRRLSHHLLAHYQKGTRPVRDWRTTTTVAIDLMVYAILSVDEKDQVLTTYIWYRQSPLHCPQHWTDEFLKWDPDRFDNLTQISLPVESIWVPDILINEFVDVGKSPHVPYVYVSHHGEVQNLKPIQVMTACSLDIYNFPFDVQNCSLTFTSWLHHIRDINLSLWRQPELVKFDRSVFMNQGEWELLYVLSHFREFSVKSSDSYAEMKFYVVIRRRPLFYTVSLLLPSIFLMVMDIVGFYLPPHSGERVSFKITLLLGYSVFLIIVSDTLPATAVGTPLIGIYFVVCMALLVISLTETILIVCLVHKQDLQPHVPEWLKHLLLERATILLCIRDRKKFSQSRMQTVDTSRRVENNDSTAKPTPYVCEDPRECGAVEGTRPALALAGRPEGSAALQEVLRETTAIRQLLEKREEFRDLARDWLQVGYVLDVLLFRVYLAAVLAYSITLGTLWSVWRDA; encoded by the exons ATGGTGCCCGCGGCCCTCGGGgcgctcctggccctgctgccgctgaccctgcagagcccag GTGCCCGGCCCGGGGCCGGGACGCCGGAGCCCCCCGAGCCCGCCCTGCGCCGCCTCTCCCACCACCTCCTGGCGCACTACCAGAAGGGCACCCGGCCTGTGCGGGACTGGCGAACGACCACCACCGTGGCCATCGACCTCATGGTCTACGCCATCCTCAGCGTG GATGAGAAGGACCAGGTGCTGACCACCTATATCTGGTacaggcag TCCCCTCTCCATTGTCCCCAGCACTGGACAGATGAGTTCCTCAAGTGGGACCCAGATCGCTTCGACAACCTGACGCAGATCTCCCTCCCTGTGGAGAGCATCTGGGTGCCCGACATCCTCATCAATGAGTT CGTGGATGTTGGAAAGTCCCCACACGTCCCCTACGTTTACGTCAGCCATCACGGGGAGGTGCAGAACCTCAAACCCATCCAGGTGATGACAGCCTGCAGCCTGGACATCTACAACTTCCCCTTCGACGTGCAGAACTGCTCTCTCACCTTCACCAGCTGGCTGCACCACA TTCGCGATATCAACCTCTCGCTGTGGCGGCAGCCGGAGCTCGTCAAGTTCGACCGGAGTGTCTTCATGAACCAGGGCGAGTGGGAGCTGCTCTACGTGCTCAGCCACTTCCGGGAGTTCAGTGTCAAGAGCAGTGACAGCTATGCTGAGATGAAGTTCTAT GTAGTGATCCGGAGACGCCCCCTCTTCTACACCGtcagcctgctgctccccagcatcTTCCTGATGGTTATGGACATTGTGGGCTTCTACCTACCTCCCCACAGTGGGGAGAGGGTCTCTTTCAAGATCACTCTCCTGCTGGGCTACTCGGTTTTCCTCATTATTGTATCCGACACATTGCCAGCCACTGCCGTCGGCACCCCGTTGATAG GCATCTACTTTGTGGTGTGCATGGCACTGCTCGTCATCAGCCTGACAGAGACCATCCTGATTGTGTGCCTGGTACACAAGCAAGACCTGCAGCCCCACGTCCCCGAGTGGCTGAAACACCTGCTGCTGGAACGAGCCACCATCCTGCTCTGTATCCGGGACAGGAAGAAATTCAGCCAAAGCAGGATGCAAACCGTGGACACGTCCAGGCGGGTGGAGAACAATGACAGCACAG CCAAGCCGACCCCCTATGTCTGTGAGGACCCCCGGGAGTGCGGGGCAGTGGAGGGCACGAGGCCTGCTCTGGCCCTTGCCGGCCGGCCCGagggctcagcagcactgcaggaggtCCTGCGTGAGACCACGGCAATCCGCCAGCTCCTGGAGAAACGGGAGGAGTTCCGCGACCTCGCCCGGGACTGGCTGCAAGTGGGCTACgtgctggatgtgctgctgttCCGGGTGTACCTGGCAGCCGTCCTGGCTTACAGCATCACTCTGGGCACCCTCTGGTCGGTGTGGAGGGATGCCTGA
- the LOC135457407 gene encoding 5-hydroxytryptamine receptor 3A-like isoform X2 has translation MVPAALGALLALLPLTLQSPGARPGAGTPEPPEPALRRLSHHLLAHYQKGTRPVRDWRTTTTVAIDLMVYAILSVDEKDQVLTTYIWYRQHWTDEFLKWDPDRFDNLTQISLPVESIWVPDILINEFVDVGKSPHVPYVYVSHHGEVQNLKPIQVMTACSLDIYNFPFDVQNCSLTFTSWLHHIRDINLSLWRQPELVKFDRSVFMNQGEWELLYVLSHFREFSVKSSDSYAEMKFYVVIRRRPLFYTVSLLLPSIFLMVMDIVGFYLPPHSGERVSFKITLLLGYSVFLIIVSDTLPATAVGTPLIGIYFVVCMALLVISLTETILIVCLVHKQDLQPHVPEWLKHLLLERATILLCIRDRKKFSQSRMQTVDTSRRVENNDSTAKPTPYVCEDPRECGAVEGTRPALALAGRPEGSAALQEVLRETTAIRQLLEKREEFRDLARDWLQVGYVLDVLLFRVYLAAVLAYSITLGTLWSVWRDA, from the exons ATGGTGCCCGCGGCCCTCGGGgcgctcctggccctgctgccgctgaccctgcagagcccag GTGCCCGGCCCGGGGCCGGGACGCCGGAGCCCCCCGAGCCCGCCCTGCGCCGCCTCTCCCACCACCTCCTGGCGCACTACCAGAAGGGCACCCGGCCTGTGCGGGACTGGCGAACGACCACCACCGTGGCCATCGACCTCATGGTCTACGCCATCCTCAGCGTG GATGAGAAGGACCAGGTGCTGACCACCTATATCTGGTacaggcag CACTGGACAGATGAGTTCCTCAAGTGGGACCCAGATCGCTTCGACAACCTGACGCAGATCTCCCTCCCTGTGGAGAGCATCTGGGTGCCCGACATCCTCATCAATGAGTT CGTGGATGTTGGAAAGTCCCCACACGTCCCCTACGTTTACGTCAGCCATCACGGGGAGGTGCAGAACCTCAAACCCATCCAGGTGATGACAGCCTGCAGCCTGGACATCTACAACTTCCCCTTCGACGTGCAGAACTGCTCTCTCACCTTCACCAGCTGGCTGCACCACA TTCGCGATATCAACCTCTCGCTGTGGCGGCAGCCGGAGCTCGTCAAGTTCGACCGGAGTGTCTTCATGAACCAGGGCGAGTGGGAGCTGCTCTACGTGCTCAGCCACTTCCGGGAGTTCAGTGTCAAGAGCAGTGACAGCTATGCTGAGATGAAGTTCTAT GTAGTGATCCGGAGACGCCCCCTCTTCTACACCGtcagcctgctgctccccagcatcTTCCTGATGGTTATGGACATTGTGGGCTTCTACCTACCTCCCCACAGTGGGGAGAGGGTCTCTTTCAAGATCACTCTCCTGCTGGGCTACTCGGTTTTCCTCATTATTGTATCCGACACATTGCCAGCCACTGCCGTCGGCACCCCGTTGATAG GCATCTACTTTGTGGTGTGCATGGCACTGCTCGTCATCAGCCTGACAGAGACCATCCTGATTGTGTGCCTGGTACACAAGCAAGACCTGCAGCCCCACGTCCCCGAGTGGCTGAAACACCTGCTGCTGGAACGAGCCACCATCCTGCTCTGTATCCGGGACAGGAAGAAATTCAGCCAAAGCAGGATGCAAACCGTGGACACGTCCAGGCGGGTGGAGAACAATGACAGCACAG CCAAGCCGACCCCCTATGTCTGTGAGGACCCCCGGGAGTGCGGGGCAGTGGAGGGCACGAGGCCTGCTCTGGCCCTTGCCGGCCGGCCCGagggctcagcagcactgcaggaggtCCTGCGTGAGACCACGGCAATCCGCCAGCTCCTGGAGAAACGGGAGGAGTTCCGCGACCTCGCCCGGGACTGGCTGCAAGTGGGCTACgtgctggatgtgctgctgttCCGGGTGTACCTGGCAGCCGTCCTGGCTTACAGCATCACTCTGGGCACCCTCTGGTCGGTGTGGAGGGATGCCTGA